From the Primulina tabacum isolate GXHZ01 chromosome 3, ASM2559414v2, whole genome shotgun sequence genome, one window contains:
- the LOC142538267 gene encoding uncharacterized protein LOC142538267: MEDSFRAKKLHHGAGKMKIAQFFTSVAYPQANGQTEVVNRVIVQALKTRLQGKGKDWVEELPSVESYPDDNDQSRAMELDLVEEKRDRAFIRMEAYRSRVMKSYNRKVGIRNFQVGDLVMKKVNPAEDVGKLEARWEGPYKITRRVSTGSFYLEDTQGRLLKRPWNVFNLKKYYA, translated from the exons ATGGAAGACAGTTTCAGGGCAAAAAAATTACATCATGGTGCCGGGAAAATGAAAATCGCTCAGTTTTTCACCTCTGTTGCCTACCCGCAGGCTAATGGCCAGACAGAAGTCGTAAATAGAGTCATTGTACAAGCATTAAAAACTAGGCTGCAAGGCAAAGGAAAGGATTGGGTGGAAGAATTACCCAGT gtagaatcttacccggacGACAATGATCAAAGCCGGGCCATGGAGTTGGATTTGGTGGAAGAAAAACGAGACCGAGCATTCATTCGAATGGAAGCATATCGGAGCCGggttatgaaatcatataacaggAAGGTCGGGATCCGAAACTTCCAAGTAGGGGATCTAGTCATGAAGAAAGTCAACCCTGCCGAGGATGTTGGGAAGCTGGAAGCACGGTGGGAAGGACCCTATAAGATCACCCGGAGGGTCAGTACGGGATCTTTTTATCTAGAAGATACCCAGGGCCGTCTTCTCAAAAGGCcttggaatgtatttaatttgaaaaagtaTTATGCTTGA
- the LOC142539206 gene encoding UDP-D-apiose/UDP-D-xylose synthase 2-like, which translates to MASARVDLDGNLIKPITICMIGAGGFIGSHLCEKLMAETPHVVLAVDVYNDKIKHLLEPSGSVSAPWADRIQFHRLNIKNDSRLEGLIKMADLTINLAAICTPADYNTRPLDTIYSNFIDALPVVKYCSENGKRLIHFSTCEIYGKTIGSFLPKDSPLRGDPAYYLLKEDESPCIFGSIEKQRWSYACAKQLIERLIYAEGSENGLEFTIVRPFNWIGPRMDFIPGIDGPSEGVPRVLACFSNNLLRREPLKLVDGGQSQRTFVYIKDAIEAVHLMIENPARANGQIFNVGNPDNEVTVKQLAEMMTQVYSKVTGESPLDTPTIDISSKEFYGEGYDDSDKRIPDMTIINKQLGWNPKTSLWDLLESTLTYQHRTYAEAVKKATSKPVAS; encoded by the exons ATGGCGAGTGCAAGAGTAGATCTGGACGGTAATCTGATCAAGCCGATCACGATATGCATGATTGGCGCCGGTGGTTTCATCGGCTCGCACTTGTGCGAGAAGCTCATGGCGGAAACGCCGCATGTGGTGTTGGCGGTCGATGTTTACAATGACAAGATTAAGCACCTTCTAGAGCCTTCTGGAAGCGTTTCGGCGCCCTGGGCTGATCGCATCCAGTTTCATCGACTCAACATTAAGAACGACTCTCGCCTCGAAGGTCTCATCAAGATGGCGGATCTC ACCATAAATTTAGCTGCCATATGCACTCCGGCGGATTACAATACGCGTCCTCTCGACACAATTTACAGCAATTTCATTGATGCTCTTCCAGTG GTGAAATACTGCTCAGAGAATGGCAAGCGTCTCATACATTTCTCCACCTGTGAAATCTATGGGAAAACGATCGGTTCTTTTTTACCTAAAGATAGCCCATTGCGGGGG GATCCTGCTTACTATCTTCTTAAAGAAGATGAATCCCCGTGCATTTTTGGCTCAATTGAGAAGCAAAGATGGTCGTATGCATGTGCCAAGCAGTTGATCGAGAGGTTGATCTATG CTGAGGGTTCTGAGAATGGTCTCGAATTCACAATAGTAAGGCCGTTCAATTGGATTGGTCCTCGAATGGATTTCATACCTGGGATCGATGGTCCAAGCGAGGGTGTTCCCAGGGTTCTTGCATGCTTTAGCAAT AATCTCTTGAGGCGAGAACCATTAAAGCTTGTTGATGGTGGTCAATCACAGAGAACCTTTGTTTATATTAAGGATGCCATTGAAGCTGTTCATTTGATGATT GAAAATCCAGCCAGGGCTAACGGTCAGATATTCAACGTTGGCAACCCCGATAATGAAGTCACTGTTAAGCAGCTTGCTGAAATGATGACTCAG GTTTACTCGAAGGTCACTGGAGAGTCTCCGTTGGATACACCTACGATTGATATAAGCTCCAAAGAATTTTACGGAGAAGGATATGACGACAGTGACAAGAGAATACCAGACATGACCATCATCAATAAACAACTTG GCTGGAACCCAAAGACGTCGCTGTGGGACTTACTCGAGTCTACTCTTACTTACCAACACCGGACGTACGCCGAAGCTGTGAAGAAAGCTACTTCCAAACCAGTCGCAAGTTGA